In Methanobacterium paludis, the following proteins share a genomic window:
- a CDS encoding nitroreductase family protein has protein sequence MDVFEAILGRRSIRKFKKEPVSDELIHKIVEAGMWAPSAGNIQSWEVIVVRDDKIKTELSAAAYLRDFVSEAPVIMVLCANKERSGSIYGDRGKDLYCIQDTACATENMLLAAHALGLGACWVGTFDEAVTHDILNLPDFLRPVAVVPVGFPDEKPYPPTRREIGELMHWEKFSKQ, from the coding sequence GTGGACGTTTTTGAGGCCATTTTAGGAAGAAGAAGCATAAGAAAATTCAAAAAAGAACCTGTCAGTGATGAGTTGATACATAAAATTGTGGAAGCTGGTATGTGGGCACCTTCAGCAGGGAATATACAGAGTTGGGAAGTTATAGTTGTGAGAGATGATAAGATAAAGACTGAACTCTCTGCAGCAGCTTATTTGCGGGATTTTGTATCTGAAGCCCCAGTAATAATGGTTTTATGTGCAAACAAAGAGAGATCAGGGTCAATATATGGTGATAGGGGCAAAGATCTTTACTGCATACAAGATACTGCATGCGCAACTGAGAACATGCTCCTTGCAGCCCATGCACTAGGATTAGGTGCATGTTGGGTGGGCACGTTCGATGAAGCTGTTACACATGATATACTGAATCTTCCGGACTTTTTAAGACCTGTTGCAGTTGTACCCGTAGGATTCCCTGACGAAAAACCTTATCCTCCAACAAGACGGGAAATTGGAGAGCTGATGCACTGGGAAAAGTTCAGTAAACAATGA
- the psmB gene encoding archaeal proteasome endopeptidase complex subunit beta — MNDKDLLKGTTTVGLTCKDGIVFATERRATMGNLVAHKVAEKIFKIDDHIGATIAGSVSHAQVLMKYISAEVALYRLRNGAIISVEAAATLTANILHSSPLYVQTLLGGVDNKGPSLYSLDPSGGVMKDMMISTGSGSPMAYGVLEDRYNEDMYVDEGIDTAIRAIKSAMERDTFSGNGILVATITAEEGFKMLSAEEVEKKVKEIN, encoded by the coding sequence ATGAACGATAAAGATCTATTAAAAGGGACTACAACTGTTGGTTTAACCTGTAAAGACGGTATTGTTTTCGCTACAGAAAGAAGAGCCACAATGGGTAATTTAGTAGCCCACAAGGTCGCAGAAAAAATATTTAAGATAGACGACCATATAGGCGCCACCATTGCAGGGTCTGTTTCTCATGCACAAGTCCTCATGAAATATATAAGCGCCGAAGTAGCACTTTACAGGCTCAGAAATGGTGCTATAATCAGCGTTGAAGCCGCAGCAACCCTCACAGCAAACATATTACATTCATCACCACTCTACGTTCAGACATTGTTAGGGGGAGTGGACAATAAAGGACCATCACTTTACTCACTCGACCCATCAGGTGGTGTGATGAAGGACATGATGATATCAACAGGTTCAGGATCACCAATGGCTTATGGTGTCCTTGAAGATCGTTACAATGAAGATATGTACGTTGATGAAGGTATTGATACTGCCATCAGAGCCATAAAATCTGCGATGGAAAGAGATACATTTTCAGGTAACGGCATACTAGTTGCTACCATTACTGCGGAGGAAGGCTTTAAAATGCTATCCGCTGAAGAGGTAGAAAAAAAAGTTAAAGAAATAAACTAA
- a CDS encoding formate--phosphoribosylaminoimidazolecarboxamide ligase: MSKVNRQDILSILDGYDKDNITIATLGSHTALHILKGAKKEGFRTAVVCEKGREVPYQRFNVADEYIIVDKFKDIVNEDVQQKLRDMNSIVVPHGSFVAYAGLDNVEDKFYVPMFGNRDVLRWEAERDLERKLITESGIRMPFKYENPSDIDRAVMVKFPGARGGRGYFVASSPEEFDSKIDSMLKRKWISEEDIAKAHIEEYVSGCNYCIHYFYSALKDEVEILGMDSRYESNIDGICRIPAKDQLEVGLDPSYVVTGNHPVVMRESLLPQAFEIGDNLVKTAKKLVKPGMNGPFCLQSLCTDNLEIVVFEMSARTDGGTNTFMDGSPYSYLLFGEPMSMGRRISREIKNGISEDKLDILIT; this comes from the coding sequence ATGAGCAAAGTAAATAGACAGGATATTCTTAGTATTTTGGATGGATACGACAAGGATAATATAACAATTGCGACATTAGGAAGTCACACAGCCCTGCACATACTCAAAGGGGCAAAAAAAGAGGGATTTAGAACCGCAGTGGTCTGCGAAAAAGGACGTGAAGTTCCATACCAAAGGTTCAATGTTGCGGACGAATATATAATCGTGGACAAATTCAAGGACATAGTGAACGAAGACGTGCAGCAAAAACTCAGGGACATGAATAGTATAGTGGTCCCACATGGTTCATTCGTTGCATACGCTGGACTTGACAATGTAGAAGACAAATTTTACGTTCCAATGTTCGGTAACAGAGATGTACTACGCTGGGAAGCTGAAAGAGACCTTGAAAGGAAACTTATAACTGAATCCGGTATCAGAATGCCATTTAAGTATGAAAATCCATCTGATATTGACAGAGCAGTTATGGTAAAGTTCCCAGGCGCACGTGGAGGTCGTGGATACTTCGTTGCATCATCACCTGAAGAATTTGATTCTAAAATCGATTCAATGCTTAAGCGAAAATGGATAAGCGAAGAAGACATAGCAAAAGCCCACATTGAAGAATACGTTTCAGGTTGTAATTACTGCATCCACTACTTCTATTCAGCACTCAAGGATGAGGTAGAAATTCTGGGAATGGACAGCCGTTACGAATCTAATATAGATGGAATCTGCAGGATCCCAGCCAAAGATCAGCTTGAAGTAGGTCTTGATCCCTCCTATGTAGTGACAGGAAACCACCCAGTTGTTATGAGAGAATCACTACTTCCACAGGCCTTCGAAATCGGAGACAACCTTGTTAAAACCGCAAAAAAACTCGTAAAACCTGGAATGAATGGACCTTTCTGCCTACAAAGCCTCTGCACAGACAACCTGGAGATAGTTGTCTTTGAAATGAGTGCAAGGACAGACGGAGGAACCAACACATTTATGGATGGATCTCCATACAGCTACCTTCTATTCGGGGAGCCAATGAGCATGGGCCGTAGAATATCAAGGGAAATTAAAAATGGAATATCTGAAGACAAGTTAGACATTCTTATAACATAA
- a CDS encoding DUF429 domain-containing protein, producing MKILGIDLAGKPENPTGISILNVSNDLKILDIKFDVFYEDEEILKKTDLISPSLITIDAPLSLPKGGCCLSKDCSCSKVGGHFREAERKIRKYGSVLPLTFRGMRMLTERGIGLSNRLKGKYKVIEVHPRTVQKVLGFDDLYRDLSKYFKLPDGVTEHELDAALTAITGLFYIKNCYMEFGDPEEGTIILPKNVNCLKKVFEE from the coding sequence ATGAAAATTTTAGGCATAGATTTAGCAGGGAAACCCGAAAATCCAACGGGAATTTCTATTTTAAATGTTTCAAATGATTTAAAAATTTTGGATATCAAATTTGACGTATTTTATGAAGATGAAGAAATATTAAAGAAAACAGACCTGATATCTCCATCTTTAATTACCATCGACGCGCCTTTATCTCTTCCTAAAGGCGGATGTTGCCTCTCAAAAGATTGCAGCTGCAGCAAGGTTGGAGGACATTTCAGAGAAGCTGAGAGAAAAATAAGAAAGTATGGAAGTGTGTTACCCCTTACTTTTCGGGGGATGAGAATGCTCACGGAAAGAGGAATAGGTCTTTCAAATAGATTAAAGGGAAAATACAAGGTTATAGAGGTTCATCCGAGAACTGTGCAGAAAGTTCTGGGATTCGATGATCTGTACCGTGATCTAAGTAAATACTTCAAACTACCCGATGGAGTTACGGAACATGAACTGGATGCTGCACTTACGGCCATCACAGGTTTATTTTACATTAAAAACTGTTATATGGAGTTTGGAGATCCTGAAGAGGGTACAATAATTCTTCCAAAAAATGTAAACTGTTTAAAAAAAGTTTTTGAGGAATAA
- a CDS encoding DUF2120 domain-containing protein: MIQIHEVAGKVMTQLEAFHGSKPAIDTPQILIVKGMSRKKINPEDLEDVVSNVLKNLGAKKIDMVSEDATNIIGIMDENIRSKVEIQGETDVYGIYRMKQSFEAMNCHLEYSLGLIGDIALFLVIWKDRSGVGPLFVELVVSNMEA, from the coding sequence TTGATACAGATACACGAGGTTGCAGGTAAAGTAATGACCCAACTTGAGGCCTTCCATGGATCAAAACCAGCAATAGATACGCCTCAAATACTGATAGTTAAGGGAATGTCGAGGAAAAAGATAAACCCCGAGGATCTTGAAGATGTGGTTTCAAACGTCTTAAAAAACCTTGGAGCCAAGAAAATTGACATGGTCTCTGAAGATGCAACCAACATAATAGGGATTATGGATGAAAACATAAGGTCTAAGGTTGAAATCCAAGGAGAAACCGATGTTTATGGGATATATCGGATGAAACAGTCATTTGAAGCCATGAACTGCCATCTAGAATATTCTCTTGGACTTATTGGTGACATAGCACTTTTTTTAGTGATATGGAAAGACAGAAGCGGAGTAGGTCCACTGTTCGTTGAACTGGTAGTATCCAACATGGAAGCATGA
- a CDS encoding class I SAM-dependent methyltransferase produces MKGKVIGDILVVKQDVENPNGLLEIPGVNRVVKLGRINGLKREPEVKVLLGDGTETVHKENHCLFKMDVAKVMWSKGNTGERKRMSTISEDGETIVDMFAGIGYFSIPMAVHSKPAKIYSVEINPVSYGYLCQNTVLNKVEDIVEPILGDCRETAPRGIADRVLMGYIGNTHEYLPTAMEVIKDGGVVHYHESVPDKLKFIRPVERIKEAAGDRGVEILNKRIIKPYSPGVYHVVVDAKIG; encoded by the coding sequence ATGAAGGGTAAAGTAATAGGTGACATTCTAGTTGTAAAACAGGATGTTGAGAACCCCAATGGGCTTTTAGAAATACCTGGGGTCAATAGGGTGGTTAAATTAGGTCGTATTAATGGTTTGAAGAGGGAACCTGAAGTTAAAGTTTTATTGGGTGATGGTACAGAGACTGTTCACAAAGAAAATCATTGCCTCTTCAAAATGGATGTTGCAAAGGTCATGTGGTCAAAGGGCAACACTGGAGAACGTAAAAGAATGTCTACAATATCTGAAGATGGTGAAACAATTGTGGATATGTTTGCAGGAATTGGTTACTTCTCAATACCAATGGCAGTGCACTCAAAACCAGCTAAAATTTATTCAGTTGAGATAAATCCTGTTTCATACGGTTATCTGTGCCAGAACACAGTTTTGAACAAGGTTGAGGATATAGTCGAGCCCATTCTTGGGGATTGCAGGGAAACTGCACCAAGGGGAATTGCAGACAGGGTTTTAATGGGCTACATTGGAAACACCCATGAGTACCTTCCTACTGCAATGGAAGTAATTAAGGATGGTGGAGTGGTGCATTATCATGAATCTGTTCCGGATAAATTAAAGTTTATAAGGCCTGTTGAAAGGATAAAAGAAGCTGCAGGGGACCGTGGTGTTGAAATATTGAATAAGAGAATTATAAAACCCTATTCTCCCGGTGTTTATCACGTTGTTGTGGATGCAAAAATTGGATGA
- a CDS encoding formate/nitrite transporter family protein produces MGSSFKSPADTAKACVDIAELKEKSPLGNLILLSFLAGAYIAFGGLLAEVVTGGMAAAGAPPGLVKLIFGAVFPVGLILVVIAGSELFTGNIMYMPFGVLKNKASILGLIRNWVGSWVFNLVGAVFVAYFLAVATGILTADPWAATAMTIAKTKALGGASFIAAGKVTSSLTWTQVFWRAVGCNWLVCLAVYVAIASDDIIGKIVGIWFPIFAFVAIGFEHVVANMFFIPVGIFLGAVTWSQFFINNMIPATLGNIVGGAVFVTCIYWYTYLRGTDKTIPAD; encoded by the coding sequence ATGGGATCGTCTTTCAAGTCACCTGCTGACACAGCTAAAGCCTGTGTAGATATAGCCGAGCTAAAAGAAAAATCTCCTTTGGGAAATTTAATTCTTTTAAGCTTTTTAGCAGGTGCATATATTGCATTCGGAGGTCTTTTGGCCGAAGTAGTTACTGGAGGTATGGCAGCAGCAGGCGCCCCTCCAGGATTAGTTAAATTAATATTCGGTGCAGTGTTCCCTGTAGGTTTGATACTGGTCGTTATAGCTGGTTCTGAGCTGTTTACTGGAAACATTATGTACATGCCATTTGGAGTATTAAAAAATAAAGCAAGCATACTCGGACTTATCCGAAATTGGGTAGGAAGTTGGGTTTTCAACCTTGTAGGTGCTGTATTTGTGGCTTACTTTTTAGCAGTTGCAACAGGTATCCTAACAGCAGATCCTTGGGCAGCTACTGCAATGACTATCGCTAAAACTAAAGCGCTTGGTGGTGCATCATTCATAGCCGCAGGAAAAGTTACTAGTTCCCTCACTTGGACACAAGTTTTCTGGAGAGCTGTAGGTTGTAACTGGTTAGTTTGTCTTGCTGTTTATGTTGCTATTGCCTCAGATGATATTATTGGCAAAATAGTGGGTATATGGTTCCCAATATTCGCGTTCGTAGCAATAGGATTTGAGCACGTCGTTGCAAATATGTTCTTTATACCTGTTGGAATATTCCTTGGTGCCGTAACATGGTCACAGTTTTTCATAAACAACATGATACCAGCTACCTTAGGTAACATAGTAGGTGGAGCAGTATTCGTAACATGTATCTACTGGTACACTTATCTTAGAGGAACAGATAAAACAATACCTGCAGATTAA
- a CDS encoding beta-CASP ribonuclease aCPSF1, producing MGSEIQEIKNTIVQRLPKRVQVAKVEFEGPEVVIYTKNPEIITENGDLIRDLAKDIRKRIIIRSDRSVLMEPEKSIAKIQEIVPEDAKITDISFDDVTCEVIIEARKPGLVIGKYGSTSREIVKQTGWAPKILRTPPITSEVIQRVRRTLRKNSKERKKFLQTLGNRIHREMPSENEWTRLTSLGGFREVGRSSLFLQTTNSKILLDCGVNVAGTDDKSSYPYLNVPEFVLDDLDAVVISHAHLDHSGFLPYLYHYGYEGPVYCTTPTRDLMTLLQLDHIDIAHREDKPLPFNIKHVKKSIKHTITLDYGEVTDIAPDIRLTLHNAGHILGSAITHMHIGDGQHNFVYTGDFKFERSRLLEPAVAKFPRIESMVMESTYGGHEDVQPTRNDAEKELIKTIYQTLQRGGKVLIPVFAVGRAQEIMIVLEEYIRHGIIEEVPVYIDGMIWEATAIHTARPEYLSKDLRDQIFHMGKNPFISDVFHKVNGGNNRQEIIEGEPSIILSTSGMLTGGNSVDYFKWLCEDEKNSIIFVGYQSEGSLGRRLQKGWKEIPLKEDGKTNVYNVKMQIKTVQGFSGHSDRRQLMDYIRRLSPKPEKIMICHGDNYKTLDLASSIYRQYKIETKTPMNLETIRIQ from the coding sequence ATGGGTTCAGAGATTCAAGAAATTAAAAATACAATAGTACAAAGATTACCCAAACGAGTACAAGTGGCAAAGGTAGAATTTGAAGGTCCCGAAGTTGTGATCTACACCAAAAATCCCGAGATAATAACGGAAAATGGTGATCTCATAAGGGATCTTGCAAAAGATATCAGAAAGAGGATAATTATTCGATCAGATCGTTCTGTCCTCATGGAACCGGAAAAATCCATAGCAAAGATTCAGGAGATAGTTCCTGAAGATGCTAAAATAACCGATATCTCCTTTGACGATGTAACTTGTGAGGTAATAATAGAAGCCAGGAAACCGGGGCTTGTGATCGGTAAATACGGTTCAACATCAAGAGAAATAGTAAAACAGACAGGTTGGGCACCTAAAATTCTTAGGACACCACCCATAACATCTGAGGTTATACAAAGAGTAAGGAGGACACTTCGAAAGAATAGTAAAGAGCGTAAAAAGTTCTTACAGACACTTGGAAACAGAATTCACAGGGAAATGCCATCAGAAAATGAATGGACAAGATTAACATCCCTTGGAGGTTTCAGAGAAGTTGGAAGATCCTCACTATTTTTACAAACAACGAACAGTAAGATATTACTTGACTGTGGTGTTAACGTCGCAGGCACAGATGATAAAAGTTCATATCCCTACCTAAACGTTCCGGAATTTGTACTAGATGACCTGGATGCAGTTGTAATATCTCACGCACACCTTGACCACTCAGGATTCTTACCATACCTTTACCACTACGGATACGAGGGACCTGTATACTGCACAACACCTACAAGGGACTTAATGACACTCTTACAGCTTGATCATATAGATATAGCCCATAGGGAAGATAAACCATTACCATTTAACATTAAACACGTTAAAAAAAGCATTAAACACACTATTACCCTTGATTACGGCGAAGTAACTGATATAGCCCCAGATATCAGGTTAACACTTCACAACGCAGGACATATACTTGGTTCTGCCATCACACACATGCACATTGGTGACGGTCAGCACAACTTCGTTTACACTGGAGACTTCAAGTTTGAGAGAAGCAGACTCCTAGAGCCGGCAGTTGCCAAGTTCCCAAGGATAGAATCCATGGTCATGGAGAGTACCTACGGTGGCCACGAGGATGTGCAGCCAACACGCAACGATGCTGAGAAGGAACTTATAAAAACCATTTATCAAACACTGCAGCGTGGAGGAAAAGTTCTTATTCCAGTATTTGCTGTCGGACGTGCCCAGGAAATCATGATAGTTCTTGAAGAGTATATAAGGCACGGAATCATTGAAGAAGTTCCAGTCTACATCGACGGAATGATATGGGAAGCAACTGCAATCCATACAGCACGCCCAGAGTACCTAAGCAAGGACCTCCGGGATCAGATATTCCACATGGGTAAAAACCCATTCATATCAGACGTTTTCCACAAGGTAAACGGAGGAAACAACCGTCAGGAAATAATCGAAGGAGAACCATCAATTATCCTTTCAACATCTGGAATGTTAACAGGAGGAAACTCAGTTGATTACTTCAAATGGTTATGTGAGGACGAAAAAAACTCTATAATCTTTGTGGGATATCAGTCAGAAGGATCCCTGGGTAGAAGACTTCAGAAGGGTTGGAAAGAGATACCACTCAAAGAAGATGGTAAAACCAATGTTTACAATGTGAAAATGCAGATCAAGACTGTTCAGGGTTTCAGCGGACACTCAGACAGAAGGCAGCTCATGGATTACATAAGGAGATTGTCCCCAAAACCAGAGAAGATCATGATATGCCACGGAGACAATTACAAAACACTGGACCTTGCATCAAGTATATACAGGCAGTACAAGATCGAGACCAAAACTCCTATGAACCTTGAAACCATCCGGATCCAGTAA
- a CDS encoding HEAT domain-containing protein, whose translation MHGAEITYKKDYCPIKVFKNSNLGRKQIYKEYLNKNNLKELEDLEMVLNSLIKSTVDQKSKVGLEIVLLLISHKRKDVKACALGNLYILARDESVKNIAINELKAMISDENPHVRKSALDSLELYANEANTLEVTEIILELLTRIRKNIQSMKNNIKTSAKRFKSLKVNSKLFLNTFGKLFNKIPINTPKIKQRITHFYNILNYLTYKYTLFSKIAEMFPELSDINVLFEENFIEQGIIPYSSISKFELKQKDPLNELATIYANTILEKGHLRRLKAFLDDEDYSIRMTGVNALTNTANILISSKKKTFIESLKISLVKVYPLLKRTIST comes from the coding sequence TTGCATGGGGCTGAAATAACTTATAAAAAAGATTATTGTCCCATTAAGGTCTTTAAAAATTCAAATTTGGGCAGAAAACAAATTTACAAAGAGTATCTGAACAAAAATAACCTTAAAGAACTTGAAGATCTAGAAATGGTCTTGAACAGCCTGATCAAAAGCACCGTAGATCAAAAGTCAAAGGTAGGACTAGAGATCGTACTACTCCTCATATCACATAAAAGAAAAGACGTAAAAGCCTGCGCATTAGGAAATTTATACATTTTAGCCCGTGATGAATCGGTCAAAAACATTGCTATTAACGAATTAAAGGCAATGATATCTGATGAAAATCCACATGTCCGCAAATCTGCATTAGATTCACTGGAATTATATGCAAACGAAGCCAATACCCTGGAAGTAACTGAAATTATCTTGGAACTGTTAACTAGAATAAGAAAAAACATTCAAAGCATGAAAAATAATATTAAAACCAGTGCTAAACGTTTTAAATCCTTAAAAGTCAACAGTAAACTATTTTTAAACACATTTGGTAAGTTATTTAATAAAATACCAATCAATACACCAAAAATTAAGCAACGAATCACTCACTTTTACAATATACTGAATTATTTAACATACAAATACACCCTATTCTCCAAGATAGCCGAAATGTTTCCTGAACTAAGTGACATCAACGTTTTATTTGAAGAAAATTTTATTGAACAGGGAATAATACCATATTCAAGCATATCTAAGTTTGAATTAAAGCAAAAAGACCCTTTAAATGAATTAGCAACAATTTATGCCAACACTATCCTTGAAAAAGGACATTTACGCAGATTAAAAGCTTTTCTTGATGACGAAGATTACAGTATTCGAATGACTGGAGTTAATGCTTTAACCAATACAGCAAACATATTAATTAGTTCCAAAAAGAAAACATTTATAGAAAGTCTAAAGATCTCTTTAGTCAAGGTATATCCATTACTTAAACGAACTATCAGTACATAA
- the purM gene encoding phosphoribosylformylglycinamidine cyclo-ligase, translating into MVTYSESGVDISLEEATVSALTSKLKETLNFRNVMTESGHFAALVKLGDKAIAMSTDGVGSKILVAEMMKKYDTVGIDCVAMVVNDILCVGAEPIAMVDYLAVEKPDPEAAAQIGAGLAEGARQANVAMIGGETASLPEIIKNFDLAGTGMGIVDSDKVITGKDIHEGDVLIGIESSGIHSNGLSLARNIFFEESNFKVDDPLPDDPDTSVGSALLKPTIIYVNPITELLKTDVDVHGLAHITGGGFTNLKRLKKGIGYDINNLPEPNPLFMSIYSLGVPLDEMYHVFNMGIGFVVIVREDDADRTVKIIEKYNKAYRIGYVFEDPEEKVKIKAFDERIITL; encoded by the coding sequence ATGGTAACATACTCAGAATCAGGTGTTGACATAAGTCTTGAGGAGGCAACAGTTTCTGCGCTAACCTCAAAACTAAAGGAAACCCTTAACTTCAGGAACGTAATGACAGAAAGCGGACATTTCGCCGCACTGGTTAAACTTGGTGATAAAGCCATTGCAATGAGCACAGATGGTGTTGGAAGTAAGATACTCGTAGCTGAGATGATGAAAAAATACGACACTGTAGGTATAGACTGCGTTGCAATGGTAGTAAACGACATACTATGCGTTGGAGCAGAACCCATAGCAATGGTGGATTATTTGGCCGTTGAAAAACCCGATCCAGAAGCTGCAGCCCAGATAGGTGCAGGACTTGCAGAGGGAGCCAGACAGGCCAATGTTGCAATGATTGGCGGCGAAACTGCTTCATTACCCGAAATCATTAAGAATTTCGACCTTGCAGGTACAGGTATGGGGATCGTTGACAGCGATAAGGTAATAACAGGTAAAGATATTCATGAAGGCGACGTTTTAATAGGAATAGAAAGCAGTGGAATTCACAGCAACGGATTGAGTCTTGCAAGGAATATATTCTTTGAAGAATCTAATTTTAAAGTGGATGACCCCCTTCCAGATGATCCAGATACATCTGTGGGTTCTGCATTACTAAAACCAACCATAATATATGTAAACCCCATTACTGAACTTTTAAAAACGGATGTTGATGTCCATGGACTTGCCCACATAACTGGCGGCGGATTTACAAATCTTAAAAGGCTTAAAAAAGGCATTGGTTATGATATAAATAATTTACCCGAACCAAATCCTTTATTCATGTCTATATATTCTTTAGGCGTGCCGTTAGATGAGATGTATCATGTTTTTAATATGGGCATAGGTTTTGTTGTTATTGTAAGAGAAGACGATGCAGACAGAACCGTAAAGATTATAGAAAAGTATAACAAAGCTTATAGAATAGGGTATGTCTTCGAAGACCCTGAAGAAAAGGTTAAAATAAAAGCCTTTGATGAACGTATTATCACGTTATAA
- the cofG gene encoding 7,8-didemethyl-8-hydroxy-5-deazariboflavin synthase CofG, producing the protein MSKISKEHVSSLLNGKCDDIISLMAAANSKRSNSTITYSKNVFLPLTNICRNECGYCTFKKDKNDSDATILMKPTEVMKTMHRADEYGCREALFTFGEHPDDVQQVKIALEELGFESMLNYLHFLCEETLNQTDLLPHSNPGILKKSELKFLREVNASMGLMLETTSQRLMKTVAHEKSPGKDPKLRIETIENAGKLKIPFTTGLLIGIGETVDERAESLLEIRKLHDKYGHIQEIIIQNFKSKPGIPMQDFKEPSLAEMVKMVAVTKMLFPDAGVQVPPNLNRDTTQIFVMAGADDWGGVSPITKDYVNPEAPWPELDELQMITEELGFQMDERLPVYPKFLSEEFLSDKIFEKIGKE; encoded by the coding sequence ATGTCCAAAATATCAAAAGAACATGTTTCATCGCTTTTAAATGGTAAATGTGATGATATAATATCTTTAATGGCTGCTGCAAACTCTAAAAGGAGTAACAGCACCATCACTTATTCTAAAAATGTTTTTTTACCCCTCACAAATATCTGCAGGAATGAATGTGGATATTGCACCTTTAAAAAGGACAAAAACGATTCAGATGCAACCATTCTCATGAAACCTACCGAAGTCATGAAAACCATGCATCGTGCTGATGAATATGGTTGCAGAGAAGCTCTTTTTACATTTGGGGAACATCCAGATGATGTTCAACAAGTTAAGATAGCCCTTGAGGAGTTGGGCTTCGAGAGTATGCTGAATTACCTCCACTTTTTATGTGAGGAAACCCTGAACCAAACGGATCTACTACCCCATAGCAACCCAGGGATCCTTAAAAAAAGTGAACTTAAATTTCTGAGAGAGGTTAATGCATCAATGGGGCTAATGCTTGAGACAACAAGCCAAAGGTTGATGAAAACAGTAGCTCATGAGAAAAGTCCAGGTAAAGATCCTAAACTCAGAATTGAAACTATTGAAAATGCGGGAAAACTTAAAATACCATTCACAACAGGACTGCTTATCGGAATAGGAGAGACAGTTGACGAGCGGGCAGAATCTCTTCTGGAGATAAGGAAGCTTCATGATAAATATGGGCACATACAGGAAATAATCATCCAAAATTTCAAATCAAAGCCTGGAATCCCAATGCAAGACTTTAAAGAGCCCTCACTTGCCGAAATGGTGAAAATGGTAGCAGTTACAAAAATGCTGTTCCCCGACGCAGGGGTTCAGGTTCCACCAAACCTGAACAGGGATACGACCCAGATTTTCGTTATGGCCGGTGCAGATGATTGGGGCGGAGTTTCACCCATTACAAAGGATTATGTGAATCCAGAGGCACCTTGGCCTGAGCTTGATGAACTCCAAATGATTACAGAAGAGTTGGGCTTTCAAATGGATGAAAGACTACCAGTTTACCCAAAGTTTCTGTCAGAAGAATTCCTGAGTGACAAAATATTCGAAAAAATTGGGAAAGAGTAG